A region of the Gammaproteobacteria bacterium genome:
GGTGATTATGAATCGCATTATCCGGGGCTATAGTGATGAGCAGATCGAAATATTAGCCCGCTACTTTAGTGCGTTAAAGTAACCACTGGAGAAGTTGAATGGCTATTTCACGTAGGCAATTTATCACCCTTACCGGAGCGGCAACCCTGAGTATTGCCAGCGGCCACGCTTTTGGTCAACCTTCGAAGGGTCGGGTCGTGGTGATTGGTGGTGGTTTTGGTGGTGCAACCGCTGCGCGCTATATCCGTAAGCTGGACCCAGCAATTGATGTCACCCTACTGGAACCCAATCCGCACTACGTCACCTGTCCCATGGGTAATGGGATGATGGCAGGGTTTGTTGAGCTGAAATCGATTACCCACGGTTACGGGGTGTTGCGAGATGGCTACGGTGTGAAGGTGATTCATGATCGAGCGGTTGATATTGATCCGGTTGCCAAAACGGTGCGCCTTCAGGGGGGTGATCTGCTGGCCTACGATCGATTGGTGGTGTCACCGGGTATCGATTTTCGTTGGCATGAGATCGAGGGCTATGACCAGAGCGCCAGTGAGTTGATGCCCCACGCCTGGCGGGGCGGAAGACAAATTCAATTATTGAAAAAACAACTGCAAGCGATGCCCGATGGGGGTGTTGTGGTTGTGACATCACCCAAGCCCCCTTATCGCTGCCCCCCTGGGCCATATGAACGGGCCAGCCTGATGGCCTACTACCTCAAGCAATACAAACCACATTGCAAAATATTGATTATGGATGCCAAGCCAGCCTTTCCTAAGTCACACCTCTTTGAGCGGGGTTGGGAAGCACTGTATCCTGGAATGGTGCAGTGGGTATCATCGGACAATGGGGGCGAAATAATTGAGGTGCGTGCAGAGGAAGGGGTGTTGATTAGCCGTGACGGCGAGGCTATTAAGGCGGATGTGGCGAGCGTTATTCCACCCCAGCAGGCGGCTGAAATTGCTCGAATTGCAGATTTGGTTGATAGCAGCGGCTGGTGCCCGGTGGAGCCACGTGCCTTTGAGTCTACCCGTCATGCTAATATCCATGTGATTGGTGACAGCGCCATTATTACGCCGATGCCCAAGTCGGGCTTTGCAGCCAACTCCCAGGCCAAAGTGGTTGCTTTAGCGATTACCGCCTACCTTAATGGTGACGCGCCCGGTGAGCCATCATTGATCAATACCTGTTTCAGTTTCATTGCCCCTGATCATGCGGTTTCCATATCCGGTGTTTACCAGCTGGGTGAGCAGGGTCTTGAAGGGGTGCGGGGCAGTGGCGGCAGGACATTTTTTTCTGGTGATGTGGCCGCAGAGGCGCGTATTGCAAAAAGTTGGTACAAAAATATTATTGCCGATACGTTTGGTTAGGGCTTTATCAAAATTTTAATTTATCGCGCAGCTTATCTTTCAATTTATCTTTCAATTCGCCCTTCTTTTCATCGAGTCCGCTCTTAATTTCAGATTTCAGCATCTCTTCCAGTTTTTCGAGTGATTGGTTAAGTGAGTCCTGCTGTAGGTTTAATGTTCCCAGTTGCTCACTATAGCGCCCGGCACGCTGCTCGATTTCACTGCTTAATCGTGAAGAGAGTTTCTCTTTCAGGATTGATTGCTGCTGTCGTAGCTGCTGCTTGAAGGCGGCACCGAGCTGTTTATCCAGATTGGAACGGAGCTTGGTTTTTGGTGAGGTGAGCGAGCCACTTAAGCTTACCTGCAGGTCAAAATTCTCAATGTTGCCCAACACTTTTTGCAAGGTAGAGGGGCGTTCTGATTGAGTCCAGTTAACTTGGGTATAGCGGCTATCAATATCTGCTTGTAGCTCTCTGCTCTTAAATAGAAGCTCACCTTCGACTGTTTGCATCGCCTTCGAGATGATGATTGGGTGCTTGTTGTTTTTACTGAGTTCGATACTGTCGAGCTGCCACTGTTGGGCTGTTCCGCTGATTTTGCTGAACCCCTGCTCGTGACTACGATAATCAAACACCCCCTCGATGTTAATAGATGCGATCTGTTTAAGATTCTGGCCCGTAATCTGTACGGTGGTTGGGCTACCAAGCATTGCTGGTTGATGGGTGATGTTGTTGGCCACGAGTGTCAACTCGCCAATGGGTAACGTCATATCGATGGCTGCCCGTTGAATCAAAAAATCGGGGCGGGGGTTTTCAGTTACAAAATGAATTAGGCGGCCTTCGCCACGAGGTGGTGGTGGCGGTGTTGATTCCCCGCTGGGTATTAACCGTTGTGCTTGCTTTAGGTAAGGCTCCACCTTTGTCACCCAATACTGGACTTTATCGCCAAATAACAGGCCGCTAATATTGCCTAAGTTGTCACTGCTCAATCCGTAACTGTTTTTTAACAGAGTAAGGTCAGCTGCCGGTGCCTCTTTAAGCGTTTTCCACTGGCTGGAAAGCTGCTGCTGGGTGTCACGAATATTATCTCTGATTTTGGTGAGTGTCTGTTTATTCTCTTTTAGCTCTGTTTTGAGCTGTTTAAGCTCCGAAATGCGTTGAGCTAGATCTTGTGGAGAGTTCACCTCTCCTTCAGTGATGGCTTTTAGGCGTTTTTCATAATCTTTTAGTATCGTTTGATCGGGTAAGGTGCTTATCTGTTGCTCTAGTGTTTCGAAGGCTTGTTGGGTATCACTATCAAATGCTTTTGCCAGTTTAATGGTGGTGATTGGCAGGCGCTCTATTAATTCGTCAACACTGGGGAGTGAGGCAGCCAGCCGTTTACCGAAGCCCTCTTTTTCTGTGGCGACACGGGCGGCCTCTTCAGTCTCTTTTATGGTTTTTTTAGGGATAATTCCGGGAGTTGTGCGAGGAGTATTAAGCTGCAATGCATGGGCTTTTAATTCGGTAATGACGACTTGTCCCATCAACAGTGGCATCAGCTGTATATAGCCGCTAATCGTCGCTGCGCTGACGATATTTTGCATTGGATCGTCAGGGTTGGTGATTTGTAGGCCGTTTAATTTGAAGCCAAGTGGTGAGAGCTGGAGCTGAGCACTTTTGAGTTCCACCTGTGTTTGTAGTAGTGCCGAGCCACTTTTTTCTACTCCCTGTTTTAAAAGCCAGTCAGCCAGTAGCCACCAAAACAAGAAAATGAGTGTGACGACTAAAGCAAAGGCGATGACTCCTTTGGGGCGAAAAATTGACCTCATAGTGAACCACTCCCCGACAGCTTGTTGTAGAGTCCGTAAAAGCGAGTAGCCTTCAAAAAGGCGGTAAATTTACTTTTGCGTACCCATGCCAGAATGTGGTTCCGGTAGTTACGAATTAAAGTGTTGCAGATGAAAAGCATCGGTAGCGC
Encoded here:
- a CDS encoding NAD(P)/FAD-dependent oxidoreductase is translated as MAISRRQFITLTGAATLSIASGHAFGQPSKGRVVVIGGGFGGATAARYIRKLDPAIDVTLLEPNPHYVTCPMGNGMMAGFVELKSITHGYGVLRDGYGVKVIHDRAVDIDPVAKTVRLQGGDLLAYDRLVVSPGIDFRWHEIEGYDQSASELMPHAWRGGRQIQLLKKQLQAMPDGGVVVVTSPKPPYRCPPGPYERASLMAYYLKQYKPHCKILIMDAKPAFPKSHLFERGWEALYPGMVQWVSSDNGGEIIEVRAEEGVLISRDGEAIKADVASVIPPQQAAEIARIADLVDSSGWCPVEPRAFESTRHANIHVIGDSAIITPMPKSGFAANSQAKVVALAITAYLNGDAPGEPSLINTCFSFIAPDHAVSISGVYQLGEQGLEGVRGSGGRTFFSGDVAAEARIAKSWYKNIIADTFG
- a CDS encoding TIGR03545 family protein, encoding MRSIFRPKGVIAFALVVTLIFLFWWLLADWLLKQGVEKSGSALLQTQVELKSAQLQLSPLGFKLNGLQITNPDDPMQNIVSAATISGYIQLMPLLMGQVVITELKAHALQLNTPRTTPGIIPKKTIKETEEAARVATEKEGFGKRLAASLPSVDELIERLPITTIKLAKAFDSDTQQAFETLEQQISTLPDQTILKDYEKRLKAITEGEVNSPQDLAQRISELKQLKTELKENKQTLTKIRDNIRDTQQQLSSQWKTLKEAPAADLTLLKNSYGLSSDNLGNISGLLFGDKVQYWVTKVEPYLKQAQRLIPSGESTPPPPPRGEGRLIHFVTENPRPDFLIQRAAIDMTLPIGELTLVANNITHQPAMLGSPTTVQITGQNLKQIASINIEGVFDYRSHEQGFSKISGTAQQWQLDSIELSKNNKHPIIISKAMQTVEGELLFKSRELQADIDSRYTQVNWTQSERPSTLQKVLGNIENFDLQVSLSGSLTSPKTKLRSNLDKQLGAAFKQQLRQQQSILKEKLSSRLSSEIEQRAGRYSEQLGTLNLQQDSLNQSLEKLEEMLKSEIKSGLDEKKGELKDKLKDKLRDKLKF